One stretch of Candidatus Hydrogenedentota bacterium DNA includes these proteins:
- a CDS encoding redoxin domain-containing protein: protein MKSIRCRIAGGWAVLALCTATSLAATRENPAEAKPLPAIAKNFRLEDHLGGSHELYRMKDGKAIVLYFHGNGCPIVRKSIPEIKAIRDEFNPKGVGFFMINANPLDDKDSIVEEAKEFAIDIPILMDTAQIVTLDLGTKRTAEAIVIVPDGWKIVYRGAISDRQEYGFERPKPDHDWLRDALNAVLEGREPEVKTSETKGCLIDLKEVPTKVSYARHIAPILEEKCVSCHVEGHIGPFAMDSYENVAGRKRMIREVLVTKRMPPWHADPYHGEFKNDNSLTEKELRTMVAWLDSDAGNDAKKDPLLRFAVDDAEPVWPLGTPDVIIPMPKSVDVPADGVLDYVYMRVPYTGDEDLWITAADVLPGDRSVVHHALVFLNYPNELKNIEPDMEGGLNGFFAGYVPGMLNEPYPKGTGKWVPKGSEFVFQMHYTTTGRAASDRSQLGLYLAKKKPAREFFTRAATNTDFEIKPNDPKSPTDATYRFDRDVVLYEMGPHMHYRGKEVSYEVRYPDGNREMLLNVPNYDFNWQTMYRLDKPLHLPAGSQLRVAGAFDNSARNPRNPDPNRAVYFGEQSWDEMFVGYIGYAYVDAEAAPVQTVASNIHFGKPVTAENLVGTFWRIGRWKLNFQENGVLRVGRTFKGTWQHTGNGLHLRVAGDEFDLEIQDDTILSEDGPLEYLADHVETAPAKARLSSNQ from the coding sequence GTGAAGTCGATCAGGTGCCGTATTGCTGGCGGGTGGGCGGTCCTCGCGCTGTGCACGGCGACGTCATTGGCCGCGACGCGTGAGAACCCGGCGGAGGCCAAACCCCTCCCGGCCATAGCGAAGAATTTCCGCCTCGAAGACCACTTGGGCGGGTCGCACGAACTGTACCGCATGAAGGACGGCAAGGCGATCGTGCTGTATTTCCATGGCAACGGTTGCCCGATCGTTCGCAAGTCCATACCCGAGATAAAGGCAATTCGCGACGAATTCAATCCAAAGGGCGTCGGGTTCTTCATGATCAACGCGAACCCGCTTGACGATAAAGACAGCATCGTCGAGGAAGCGAAAGAGTTCGCCATTGACATCCCAATCTTGATGGACACCGCGCAAATCGTCACGCTCGATCTTGGCACGAAGCGCACGGCAGAGGCCATCGTCATCGTTCCCGACGGCTGGAAAATCGTCTACCGCGGAGCAATCAGCGACCGGCAGGAATACGGATTTGAACGCCCAAAACCTGACCATGACTGGCTCCGCGACGCGCTTAACGCCGTGCTCGAAGGCAGGGAACCCGAAGTAAAGACGTCCGAAACCAAGGGTTGCCTCATCGATCTGAAGGAGGTACCGACGAAAGTCTCGTATGCCCGGCACATCGCGCCGATCCTGGAAGAGAAGTGCGTTTCGTGCCACGTCGAGGGCCACATCGGGCCTTTCGCGATGGACAGCTACGAAAACGTCGCCGGCCGCAAGCGCATGATTCGCGAAGTGCTCGTAACAAAACGCATGCCGCCCTGGCACGCCGACCCATACCACGGCGAATTCAAAAACGACAATTCTCTAACCGAAAAAGAACTGCGCACGATGGTCGCCTGGCTGGACTCCGACGCCGGGAACGATGCGAAGAAGGACCCATTGCTGCGCTTCGCGGTTGATGATGCCGAACCCGTCTGGCCGTTAGGCACGCCGGATGTAATCATACCCATGCCCAAGTCCGTCGATGTGCCCGCCGACGGCGTGCTCGACTACGTATACATGCGCGTCCCGTACACCGGCGACGAAGACCTCTGGATCACGGCTGCTGACGTGCTCCCGGGCGATCGTTCGGTCGTGCACCACGCGCTGGTGTTTCTGAACTATCCCAACGAACTCAAAAACATCGAGCCGGATATGGAAGGCGGGCTAAACGGCTTCTTTGCGGGATACGTGCCCGGAATGCTCAACGAACCGTATCCGAAAGGCACGGGCAAGTGGGTGCCCAAGGGCTCGGAATTCGTGTTCCAGATGCACTACACGACGACCGGCCGCGCCGCCAGCGACAGAAGCCAGCTTGGCCTCTATCTCGCAAAGAAAAAGCCTGCGCGCGAGTTCTTCACGCGCGCGGCGACGAACACCGATTTCGAGATCAAGCCGAACGACCCCAAGAGCCCGACCGATGCGACCTACCGGTTCGACCGCGACGTTGTGCTCTACGAGATGGGACCGCACATGCACTACCGCGGCAAGGAAGTCTCGTACGAAGTGCGGTACCCCGACGGAAACCGGGAAATGCTGTTGAACGTACCCAACTACGATTTCAACTGGCAAACCATGTACCGGCTAGATAAACCGCTGCACTTGCCGGCGGGCAGCCAATTGCGCGTGGCGGGCGCGTTCGACAATTCCGCCCGCAACCCGCGCAATCCCGATCCAAATCGCGCCGTCTACTTCGGCGAACAAAGCTGGGACGAGATGTTTGTCGGATATATCGGCTACGCCTACGTGGATGCCGAAGCCGCGCCCGTTCAGACCGTGGCGTCGAACATCCACTTCGGCAAGCCCGTCACGGCGGAGAACCTGGTCGGCACGTTCTGGAGGATCGGCCGCTGGAAACTGAACTTCCAGGAGAACGGCGTGCTGCGCGTGGGCCGCACTTTCAAGGGCACATGGCAACACACCGGTAACGGCCTCCATCTGCGCGTAGCCGGTGACGAGTTCGACCTCGAGATCCAGGACGACACAATCCTCTCGGAGGACGGTCCGCTCGAATACCTCGCTGATCACGTCGAGACCGCGCCCGCAAAAGCGCGCCTCTCGTCGAATCAGTAA
- a CDS encoding Fic family protein translates to MAIPYLHPTDWCKYLPAAILAPLTTAKAAVLSLTTIPYQRSWAERLQQIQLKREIAGTSRIEGADFTERELDAALSDDLDELSTRSQRQAAAAVRAYRWIASLPNDYPIDRGTILEVHRLIVTNADDDHCPPGTLRGHDQNVTFGSPRHRGVEGGRECETAFNTYCGALTKQMAEHDPLVRALAAHYHFAAMHPFLDGNGRTARAIEALLLQRCGLRDTLFIAMSNYYYEEKNAYLRALAEVRANDNDLTPFLIFGLHGIELQCRRLLDEIRINVSKALFRNQMYDLFNRLKSTRKRVIAERQIKMLTLLLEQDMLVDDFCEATLPLYSALKNPDKAWYRDMSMLFELKAIDGERTASGTKIFARLEWPTEITETEFFRIVNEMPKAKSHSFLDH, encoded by the coding sequence ATGGCTATTCCATACCTACACCCAACCGACTGGTGCAAGTACCTCCCGGCAGCCATCCTCGCACCATTGACCACTGCCAAGGCCGCGGTGCTCTCGTTGACCACGATCCCGTACCAGCGGAGCTGGGCCGAGAGACTCCAACAAATACAACTCAAACGCGAAATCGCGGGGACCTCCCGAATCGAAGGCGCAGACTTCACCGAAAGGGAACTCGACGCCGCGCTCTCCGACGATCTCGACGAACTGAGCACACGGTCCCAACGCCAGGCTGCGGCGGCCGTCCGTGCCTATCGATGGATCGCAAGTCTTCCGAACGACTATCCGATCGACCGCGGTACCATCCTCGAAGTGCACCGCCTCATCGTGACGAACGCCGACGACGACCACTGTCCGCCCGGAACGCTGCGCGGTCACGATCAAAATGTCACCTTCGGATCGCCGCGGCACAGGGGCGTCGAAGGCGGCAGGGAGTGCGAAACGGCATTCAACACATACTGCGGCGCGCTGACAAAGCAAATGGCGGAACACGACCCCCTCGTCCGCGCCCTCGCCGCACACTATCACTTCGCCGCGATGCACCCCTTTCTCGACGGAAACGGCCGTACCGCCCGCGCCATCGAGGCCCTCCTCCTGCAACGCTGCGGCCTACGCGACACGCTCTTCATCGCAATGTCGAACTACTACTATGAAGAAAAGAACGCATACCTGCGCGCCCTCGCGGAAGTCCGCGCCAACGACAACGATCTGACGCCGTTTTTGATCTTTGGCCTGCATGGAATCGAACTCCAATGCCGTCGATTGCTGGACGAAATCCGCATTAACGTTTCAAAGGCGTTGTTTCGAAACCAGATGTACGACCTGTTCAATCGGTTGAAGAGTACGCGAAAGCGCGTCATCGCCGAGCGGCAAATCAAAATGCTTACGCTACTCCTCGAGCAGGACATGCTGGTGGATGACTTCTGCGAGGCAACGCTGCCGCTCTACTCCGCGCTCAAGAATCCAGATAAAGCTTGGTATCGCGACATGTCCATGCTGTTCGAGTTGAAAGCGATCGACGGCGAACGCACAGCGTCTGGAACGAAAATCTTCGCGCGCCTGGAATGGCCGACCGAGATTACGGAGACCGAGTTCTTCCGCATCGTAAACGAGATGCCGAAAGCGAAGTCGCACAGCTTCTTGGACCACTGA
- a CDS encoding glycosyltransferase codes for MNVLHIDEQSGWRGGEQQASYLIRGLAERGHRCFIAGKPDSEFLARDHGVQDLVRIPVPCRGEFDIVTACKLSRAVRKHAIDILHAHSSHAITYAALAKKIAGRGRVVASRRVDFPPNANVFSQWKYNQPDRIVAISGCIARVMRDFGIPESKLCTVHSGIDLKRFDVDPLHRAELGIPEGVPLAGNVAALVGHKDHETLLNAVPHVLKEIPRFCLVIAGEGPLRPQLEAQIDRLDIRHAVTLLGQRNDVPRLLRALDLFVMSSSEEGLGTSVLDAMACGVPVVATNAGGIPEMVRDGETGLLVHVGNSAALGSAIAGLLHDAGQMRRMIEAAYELVRTRFTADAMVSGNLAVYDSLFRNV; via the coding sequence GTGAACGTCCTTCACATTGACGAGCAGTCCGGCTGGCGCGGCGGCGAGCAGCAGGCAAGCTATCTCATTCGCGGCCTGGCCGAACGCGGCCACCGTTGCTTTATCGCGGGAAAACCGGACAGCGAATTCCTCGCGCGCGATCACGGGGTCCAGGACCTTGTCCGAATTCCCGTGCCCTGTCGCGGCGAGTTCGATATCGTCACGGCCTGCAAGCTCTCCCGCGCCGTTCGCAAACATGCCATCGACATCCTGCACGCGCACAGCAGCCATGCAATCACCTACGCCGCGCTCGCAAAAAAAATCGCGGGCCGCGGGCGCGTCGTTGCGTCCCGCCGCGTGGACTTCCCGCCGAACGCGAACGTGTTCAGCCAGTGGAAGTACAACCAGCCCGACCGCATTGTCGCGATATCCGGCTGCATCGCGCGGGTCATGCGCGACTTCGGCATCCCGGAATCGAAACTGTGCACCGTTCACAGCGGCATCGATCTAAAGCGGTTTGATGTAGACCCGCTCCACCGCGCCGAATTGGGCATTCCCGAAGGCGTCCCGCTCGCGGGAAACGTCGCCGCGCTCGTCGGCCACAAGGACCACGAAACGCTGTTGAACGCCGTGCCGCACGTCCTCAAGGAAATTCCGCGGTTCTGCCTCGTCATCGCGGGCGAGGGTCCTCTGCGTCCACAACTCGAAGCGCAGATCGACCGCCTGGACATCCGGCACGCCGTGACGCTCCTCGGCCAGCGCAACGACGTCCCGCGCCTCCTTCGCGCACTCGATCTCTTCGTCATGTCCAGCAGCGAAGAGGGCCTCGGCACCTCGGTCCTCGACGCTATGGCCTGCGGCGTACCGGTCGTCGCCACCAACGCCGGCGGCATCCCCGAAATGGTCCGCGACGGAGAGACCGGTCTACTGGTGCACGTCGGGAACAGTGCAGCACTCGGATCGGCCATCGCGGGACTGCTTCACGACGCCGGGCAGATGCGCCGCATGATCGAGGCCGCATACGAACTGGTTCGCACCCGATTCACCGCCGACGCGATGGTCTCCGGCAATCTGGCGGTCTACGACTCCTTGTTCCGAAATGTTTAG
- a CDS encoding glycosyltransferase — translation MTDGVAIGAVAGRPLRIVITDPHLKGGGQVRYVIELARNLVARGHHITVGCKTDSVLADMARDAGANVYNRLQYRGGARPAAWWHDIRALQDFVRSERPDVLHANGSQDHWVSALANQLMGHPVCMVRSRHNTYVVNENWPNRKLNLAWTDYQIAVCKAVFDLRAPRPVFDATRMCVIHNGVNPEKFRPDAAARARVRSEFGYDDSHAVVGIAARLADAKGHRLLFEAAAQLMPDFPGLRLLVLGQGVLEHSLKQRARELGIGDITHFAGFRNDIGDCMQAFDIGVQPSIDCEASSFSVMEQMATGKPIVTSDHGGTKEIVRDGIDGYVVPQGTVGPLADALRKLVADQAVRAAMGASARQRVSDEFTLDLLAQRTLDAYGRALAIHAARKRKVA, via the coding sequence GTGACCGACGGTGTCGCAATCGGCGCGGTGGCCGGGCGGCCGTTGCGCATCGTGATTACCGACCCTCACCTGAAGGGCGGCGGTCAGGTGCGGTACGTCATTGAACTGGCCCGCAATCTCGTCGCGCGCGGCCACCACATCACCGTCGGCTGCAAAACCGACAGTGTGCTCGCCGACATGGCGCGCGATGCGGGCGCAAACGTCTACAACCGCCTCCAATACCGGGGCGGCGCGCGGCCCGCCGCGTGGTGGCACGACATTCGCGCCCTCCAGGACTTCGTCCGTAGCGAACGCCCCGACGTCCTCCACGCGAACGGCTCGCAAGACCACTGGGTCAGCGCGCTCGCAAACCAGTTGATGGGCCACCCCGTCTGCATGGTCCGCTCGCGCCACAACACCTACGTCGTGAACGAGAACTGGCCCAACCGGAAACTGAACCTCGCCTGGACCGACTACCAGATTGCCGTGTGTAAGGCCGTCTTCGATCTGCGGGCGCCGCGCCCGGTGTTCGACGCCACGCGCATGTGCGTCATTCACAACGGCGTCAACCCCGAGAAGTTCCGTCCGGACGCCGCCGCGCGCGCGCGCGTGCGGTCTGAATTCGGCTATGACGATTCGCATGCCGTCGTCGGCATCGCCGCGCGCCTCGCCGACGCGAAAGGCCATCGTCTTCTATTCGAGGCCGCCGCACAACTCATGCCCGACTTTCCCGGTCTCCGACTCCTCGTGCTCGGTCAAGGCGTGCTCGAACATTCGCTCAAACAGCGCGCCCGCGAATTGGGGATCGGCGACATCACCCACTTCGCGGGGTTTCGTAACGATATCGGCGATTGCATGCAGGCGTTCGACATCGGCGTGCAGCCCTCGATCGACTGCGAGGCTTCGTCCTTCAGCGTCATGGAACAAATGGCGACCGGAAAACCAATCGTCACTTCCGATCACGGCGGCACCAAAGAAATTGTGCGCGACGGAATCGACGGCTATGTCGTTCCGCAAGGGACCGTCGGCCCCCTGGCGGATGCGTTGCGCAAGCTCGTCGCCGATCAAGCTGTGCGCGCGGCGATGGGCGCCTCCGCGCGCCAGCGCGTCTCCGACGAGTTCACGCTCGATCTTCTGGCCCAGCGCACGCTCGACGCTTACGGCCGCGCGCTCGCAATCCACGCCGCGCGCAAGCGAAAGGTCGCGTGA